A genome region from Magnolia sinica isolate HGM2019 chromosome 8, MsV1, whole genome shotgun sequence includes the following:
- the LOC131253295 gene encoding uncharacterized protein LOC131253295, whose protein sequence is MFGCHPAVKSRNTMMPCEWWSMYGTDCEVLQRLVVRVLAQTVSSSPCERNWSTFSLIHTNKRNRIGYERLQKLVYCHYNMKLRERLLRSERRRKAQEDPLDLMTVGQHAYAEDAEDDLVYQWVRSDDLDTSDGRPEPHIAAEAETQGINVDKHVEQQRSPDEAFDPLTRSPEGSPRQSLSRGTRGGETLSDTETESESDAGNESGDDDGGDKGDDDSDDSKDDYDGGGNGDGGDTGGSQDKRPLSPFTREENFDHSTQDPDHGSRPGEPRPRLVYNKTYTRQKLLQKKKTHKLSDFEEELLAKCMRDTSVRGKRGGSRFGSRTREGSSSYRPQHESGSQTLESSSSSVPQYGHGYGPSGYATSDSSSYGTSFFNPGQEFTSAYGQGYEQQYGYGQQYGYQGASYVPFPDPYQLQTVTITQYPRMGVLIQFGEDEYQRYVREYLNWYHSTMTWAQYCQIVEQQYYAQPRRDGDDDYEPPRNSM, encoded by the exons ATGTTTGGGTGTCACCCTGCAGTGAAGTCAAGGAACACCATGATGCCAT GCGAATGGTGGTCCATGTATGGGACTGACTGTGAGGTTTTACAACGACTGGTTGTCCGTGTGCTTGCACAGACGGTGTCCTCGTCaccctgtgaaaggaattggagtacattctctctcatacatacaaataaacgtaatagaatagggtatgagaggcttcagaagctagtgtattgtcactacaatatgaagttacgagagaGGTTGCTCCGctcggaaagaagaagaaaagcacagGAAGACCCACTGGACCTGATGACAGTCGGACAGCatgcatatgctgaggatgcggaGGATGACCTAGTTTACCAGTGGGTTAGATCGGATGACTTAGATACCTCGGATGGGCGACCAGAGCCACATATTGCGGCAGAAGCAGAGACACAAGGGATTAATGTTGACAAACATGTGGAGCAGCAGAGGTCTCCTGATGAAGCATTCGACCCATTAACGAGGAGTCCGGAGGGCAGCCCGCGGCAGTCACTATCACGCGGGACACGTGGCGGGGAAACATTATCTGACACCGAgactgagtcagagagtgatgcagGAAATGAGTCCGGTGATGATGATGGCGGCGATAAGGGTGACGATGACTCTGATGACAGTAAGGATGATTATGATGGTGGTGGCAACGGAGATGGTGGCGACACGGGTGGGAGTCAGGATAagaggcctcttagccctttTACCAGAGAGGAGAATTTTGATCATTCCACAcaggaccctgaccatggttctcgtccAGGAGAACCACGACCTCGTCTTGTTTACAATAAAACATACACGCGTCAAAAGCTACTGCAGAAAAAGAAGACTCataaactttcagattttgaAGAGGAACTGCtagcaaaatgcatgagggacacTAGCGTTCGTGGCAAGCGAGgtggctctagatttggatcacggacgagggaggggagctcgagttacaggccacaacatgaatctggatcacaaacactggagagtagctcgagttctgtgccacagtatgggcatggatatggacctagtggatatgcgacgagtgactccagcagttacggcacatcatttttcaaccctggtcaggagttcacttctgcatatgggcaaggatatgagcagcagtatggatatggccaacaatatggataccaaggagcttcatatgtgcccttccCAGATCCATATCAGTTACAGACTGTGACGATTACACAGTACCCACGAATGGGCGTATTGATTCAGtttggagaggatgagtaccagcgttatgtaagggagtatcttaactggtaccactctactatgacttgggcacaatattgtcaaattgtggagcagcagtactatgcccagccccgtcgagatggagatgatgattacgagccaccacgcaactctatgtag